A genomic window from Helicobacter suis HS1 includes:
- the rho gene encoding transcription termination factor Rho, whose product MADHPKQKTHTPVSGYRIEELRAKPTEKLLEIANELRVENPQEFKRQDLMFEILKNQVSQGGYILFTGILETANEGYGFLRGLDGSFSDNQNDTYVSHSQIKRFALRNGDIVTGQVRAPRDQEKYYALLKIEAVNYLPLDEIRNRPLFDNLTPLFPTEQLKLEYEPNKVTGRILDLFSPMGKGQRALIVAPPRTGKTELMKELAHGIARNHPEVELLILLVDERPEEVTDMQRSVKGQVFSSTFDLPSANHIRIAELVLERAKRRVEMGKDVVILLDSITRLARAYNAITPSSGKVLSGGVDANALHKPKRFFGAARNIEEGGSLTIIATALIETGSRMDEVIFEEFKGTGNSEIVLARSISERRIYPAFDVLKSGTRKDNILLGKDTLTKVWVLRNVMQQMDDVEALNFIYSKMQTTKDNQEFLRLMQEGS is encoded by the coding sequence ATGGCAGATCACCCTAAACAAAAAACCCATACCCCTGTGAGTGGTTATCGCATTGAGGAGTTGCGCGCAAAACCCACAGAAAAACTTTTAGAAATTGCCAACGAGCTAAGAGTAGAAAACCCGCAGGAATTCAAACGACAAGATTTGATGTTTGAGATTCTTAAAAATCAGGTGAGTCAGGGGGGTTATATCCTCTTTACAGGTATTTTAGAAACAGCAAACGAGGGCTATGGGTTTTTGCGCGGGCTAGATGGGAGTTTTTCAGATAACCAAAACGATACCTATGTGAGCCACTCACAAATTAAGCGCTTTGCGTTGAGAAATGGCGATATTGTAACCGGTCAAGTACGCGCTCCAAGAGATCAAGAAAAATACTATGCCTTGCTTAAAATTGAGGCGGTTAACTACCTCCCCTTAGATGAGATTAGAAACCGCCCGCTTTTTGATAACCTCACCCCGCTTTTCCCTACAGAACAGCTTAAACTAGAGTATGAACCTAATAAGGTAACTGGACGCATTCTTGATCTTTTTAGCCCAATGGGTAAGGGACAGCGCGCGCTTATTGTAGCCCCGCCAAGAACGGGTAAAACCGAACTTATGAAAGAACTAGCCCATGGCATCGCCCGTAACCACCCTGAGGTTGAATTATTAATTTTACTCGTAGATGAACGCCCTGAAGAGGTTACTGACATGCAAAGAAGCGTGAAAGGTCAGGTATTTAGCTCTACTTTTGATTTACCCTCAGCTAATCATATCCGTATTGCTGAATTAGTACTTGAGCGGGCTAAGCGCAGGGTAGAAATGGGAAAAGATGTAGTGATTTTATTAGATTCTATTACAAGATTAGCACGGGCTTATAATGCTATCACACCCTCAAGCGGGAAGGTTTTAAGTGGGGGCGTAGATGCTAATGCTTTGCATAAACCCAAACGCTTTTTTGGGGCGGCGCGCAATATTGAGGAGGGCGGAAGTTTAACCATCATCGCTACAGCTTTGATTGAAACAGGATCGCGCATGGATGAGGTGATTTTTGAGGAATTTAAAGGTACGGGCAATAGTGAAATTGTACTTGCTAGAAGCATTTCTGAAAGGCGTATTTATCCGGCCTTTGATGTGCTCAAATCCGGTACCCGTAAGGATAATATTTTGTTAGGCAAAGATACGCTCACTAAGGTTTGGGTGCTTAGAAATGTGATGCAACAAATGGATGATGTAGAGGCGCTTAATTTTATTTATTCCAAAATGCAAACCACCAAAGACAACCAAGAATTTTTAAGGCTCATGCAGGAGGGGTCTTGA
- a CDS encoding efflux RND transporter periplasmic adaptor subunit has translation MKILLMIFSLVIGLSAKEVYAVFDVLALQDANLTLDSAGIVNAIYVDVGSKVKKGDILLTLYNRDKRSQVASIIQQYDFAQKQYERYQKIGRAIDRNTLDSYYSNYKKLGFDRDYADSIVEKTILRAPFDGVIASKNIELGNGMSANSTVLFRLVSHRSKIVLQFDSKYLPEVKVGDVFVYSIDGKPEKRRVRITKIYPTIDASTRKVSAEALLPANSSLVPGTFGDGFIQ, from the coding sequence ATGAAAATACTTTTAATGATCTTTTCATTGGTGATAGGACTTAGTGCTAAAGAAGTGTATGCCGTTTTTGATGTACTTGCCCTTCAAGATGCTAATTTAACTTTAGATTCTGCAGGGATTGTAAATGCGATCTATGTAGATGTGGGCAGTAAGGTCAAAAAAGGGGATATTCTCTTAACTTTATACAATAGGGATAAAAGATCCCAAGTTGCTTCCATTATCCAGCAGTATGACTTTGCCCAAAAACAATATGAGCGCTACCAAAAAATTGGAAGAGCCATTGATAGAAACACCTTAGACAGTTATTATTCTAATTATAAGAAATTAGGGTTTGATCGCGATTATGCTGATTCAATCGTAGAAAAGACAATTTTAAGAGCGCCCTTTGATGGGGTGATTGCCAGTAAAAACATTGAGTTAGGCAATGGAATGAGCGCTAATAGTACGGTGTTATTTAGACTAGTTAGCCATCGATCTAAAATTGTCTTGCAATTTGATTCTAAATACTTGCCCGAAGTAAAAGTTGGAGATGTATTTGTTTATAGCATTGATGGCAAACCCGAAAAAAGACGCGTACGCATCACTAAAATTTATCCTACTATTGATGCAAGTACCCGTAAGGTAAGCGCTGAGGCGCTTTTGCCGGCTAATAGTTCTCTTGTACCGGGCACTTTTGGGGATGGATTTATCCAGTAG
- a CDS encoding efflux RND transporter permease subunit — MYKIAIERPITTVMFALMIVFFGTMALKKISVALFPNVDYPIVVVKTQYPGASADIVESKVTDKIEEAVMEIDGIKKVTSNSALNVSVVTIEFVLEKPITVAVNDVINKVSSVTFNDTNIRKPTVDKVDTSGQAILSIFLSSKTQSLAELNDHAKNVIKPMLQKVEGVGNVQLNGYQEKQIRIYADPTLLNKYGLTFNDLYNTLNTQNLEMDGGKIISKTKNYAILVDGNSYKLSDIANIQIGSNVRLGDIATIEKGIDTDITYASYGNEPGIVLEVQKIAGANEIKIVDAIYKEMDAMRAASPGYNIRPFLDTTSYTRHSIEDVKFDLILGGILAVSVVFMFLRSFSITFVSAMSIPISIMGTFALVNWMGFSLNMLTMVALTLSIGIIIDDAIVVIENIHKKLESGMDKKTASYEGVHEIAFAIIAISAMLLSVFIPVGSMTGMSGRFFKSFGITVALAIAISYIVVVTVIPMLSSILVNSKQSAFYNFTEPFFQKMDKLYAKLLGWILNHKLIILLVVAGIFVSSVRVASKLGMEFILQEDRGRFYIWVKADTDISLQHMLQKMKALQRVIDADPDVEFDSMQIGYGNIQSTFKGKFYVQLKNHHKRNQFVIMEEMRNKLRALPEAKDLVSINASEVPLIGGGDNAAFQVYIYSSDQKLVDQTVENLRKFLLESPELKGKVAGYHTNTSDYQTQFQLRVLRAATIKYGVTAQSIASVINNAFSGSNRVSYFKEHGMEYDIIIRVPSNKKMSEEDIKRIQVKNKDGKLMFLDGLVQIITRKVPTNIIRYNRQRSVTVLARPAGGASLGDLLNQVRAHKDKWLVQNVFFAFTGQSERVQENSVAFGTAISTAFILIYMILAALYESILEPLIIMITMPLSFSGAFFALGLVHQPMSMFSLMGLILLIGMVGKNATLIIDIAKEKRKEGHGIEEAVILAGESRLRPILMTTIAMVFGMLPLALATGQGSAMKAPIGIAMSGGLIVSTLLSLLVVPIFYRLIAPIDDKLKKFYQDNKPLKSLGAKPKSKEDNPPIPQVANEKAV; from the coding sequence ATGTATAAAATAGCAATTGAAAGACCCATTACAACTGTGATGTTTGCCCTCATGATTGTTTTCTTTGGGACAATGGCCTTAAAGAAAATCAGCGTGGCGCTTTTCCCGAATGTGGATTACCCTATTGTGGTGGTTAAAACCCAGTACCCCGGAGCAAGTGCGGACATTGTAGAGAGTAAGGTAACTGATAAAATTGAAGAAGCCGTGATGGAAATTGATGGGATTAAAAAGGTTACTTCTAATAGTGCGCTTAATGTCAGCGTGGTTACGATTGAATTTGTGCTTGAAAAACCTATCACAGTAGCGGTGAATGATGTGATCAATAAGGTTTCCTCTGTTACTTTTAATGATACCAATATCAGAAAACCCACCGTTGATAAAGTAGATACTAGCGGGCAGGCCATTCTCTCGATCTTTTTGAGCAGTAAAACCCAGAGCTTAGCCGAACTTAACGATCATGCTAAAAATGTGATCAAACCCATGCTACAAAAGGTTGAGGGCGTGGGCAATGTCCAGCTTAATGGCTATCAGGAAAAACAAATCCGTATCTATGCCGATCCAACTCTTTTAAACAAATATGGGCTAACTTTTAATGATCTTTACAACACCCTTAACACCCAAAACCTTGAAATGGACGGGGGCAAGATCATTAGTAAGACCAAGAATTACGCAATTTTAGTAGATGGTAATAGCTACAAACTTAGCGATATTGCCAATATCCAGATTGGGAGCAATGTAAGACTAGGCGATATTGCCACCATTGAAAAGGGCATTGATACAGACATCACCTATGCTAGTTATGGAAATGAACCCGGCATCGTATTAGAAGTGCAAAAAATCGCTGGGGCTAATGAAATTAAAATTGTAGATGCCATTTATAAAGAAATGGATGCCATGCGCGCGGCTAGCCCGGGCTATAATATACGCCCCTTTTTAGACACCACAAGCTACACCCGCCACTCTATTGAAGATGTTAAATTTGACTTGATTTTAGGCGGGATTTTAGCCGTTTCTGTGGTGTTTATGTTTTTGCGTAGCTTTTCAATTACCTTTGTTTCAGCAATGAGTATCCCTATTTCAATCATGGGAACTTTTGCCCTTGTTAACTGGATGGGCTTTTCTTTAAACATGCTCACTATGGTTGCTCTTACCCTCTCTATTGGGATCATTATTGATGATGCGATCGTGGTGATTGAAAATATCCATAAAAAGCTTGAATCAGGCATGGATAAAAAGACGGCTAGTTATGAAGGCGTGCATGAAATTGCCTTTGCTATTATCGCTATCTCGGCTATGCTGTTATCGGTGTTTATCCCTGTGGGTAGTATGACAGGCATGTCGGGGCGCTTTTTTAAAAGTTTTGGGATCACAGTGGCGCTAGCTATTGCCATTTCTTATATCGTAGTGGTTACAGTTATTCCTATGCTTAGCTCTATTTTGGTAAATTCCAAACAATCCGCGTTTTATAACTTCACTGAGCCTTTTTTCCAAAAAATGGACAAACTCTATGCCAAACTCTTAGGTTGGATTTTAAACCACAAGCTCATTATTTTATTAGTCGTGGCCGGGATTTTTGTTAGTTCTGTCCGCGTGGCTAGCAAATTAGGAATGGAATTTATACTCCAAGAAGATCGGGGTAGGTTTTATATCTGGGTGAAGGCAGATACAGATATTAGTTTACAGCACATGTTGCAGAAAATGAAGGCCTTACAACGAGTCATTGATGCCGATCCAGATGTAGAGTTTGATTCTATGCAAATAGGCTATGGGAATATCCAAAGCACCTTTAAGGGTAAATTTTATGTCCAACTTAAAAACCACCACAAGCGTAACCAATTTGTGATCATGGAAGAGATGCGCAACAAACTACGCGCCCTACCTGAAGCCAAAGATTTAGTTTCTATTAATGCAAGTGAAGTTCCCCTTATTGGGGGTGGGGATAACGCTGCTTTTCAGGTTTATATCTATTCCTCTGATCAAAAACTTGTGGATCAAACCGTAGAAAATCTACGAAAATTCTTATTAGAAAGTCCTGAACTCAAGGGCAAGGTAGCCGGTTATCACACTAACACCTCAGACTATCAAACCCAGTTTCAGTTACGGGTTTTGCGTGCAGCCACGATTAAATACGGGGTAACAGCCCAAAGTATTGCCTCTGTAATTAACAATGCTTTTTCAGGGTCTAATCGTGTGAGTTATTTTAAAGAGCATGGCATGGAATATGACATCATTATCCGCGTGCCCTCTAATAAAAAGATGAGTGAGGAGGACATCAAGCGCATTCAGGTTAAAAATAAAGATGGTAAATTGATGTTTTTAGACGGGCTTGTACAGATCATCACGCGCAAAGTCCCAACTAACATCATCCGCTACAACCGCCAGCGCAGTGTTACCGTTTTAGCTAGACCTGCTGGAGGGGCGAGTTTGGGCGATCTTTTAAACCAAGTCAGGGCGCACAAAGATAAGTGGCTTGTACAAAATGTTTTCTTTGCTTTTACAGGACAGTCAGAAAGAGTTCAAGAAAACAGCGTTGCCTTTGGAACAGCCATCTCTACCGCCTTTATTTTGATTTATATGATTTTAGCTGCACTCTATGAGTCTATCCTTGAGCCTCTCATTATTATGATCACCATGCCACTTAGCTTTTCAGGGGCTTTCTTTGCGCTTGGTTTAGTCCACCAACCTATGAGTATGTTCTCTTTAATGGGCTTGATTTTGCTCATCGGAATGGTGGGTAAAAACGCCACTTTAATTATTGACATCGCCAAAGAAAAACGCAAAGAAGGGCATGGCATTGAGGAGGCTGTTATTTTAGCAGGCGAATCGCGTTTGCGCCCCATTTTGATGACCACCATTGCTATGGTTTTTGGCATGTTGCCCTTAGCTTTAGCTACAGGACAAGGTTCGGCTATGAAAGCCCCTATTGGCATTGCTATGAGTGGTGGGCTTATTGTCTCAACTTTACTTAGTTTGCTTGTCGTGCCTATTTTCTACCGCCTCATCGCGCCTATTGATGATAAGCTTAAAAAATTCTATCAGGATAATAAACCGCTTAAATCTCTAGGGGCTAAACCCAAATCCAAAGAGGATAACCCTCCAATCCCACAGGTAGCAAATGAGAAGGCTGTTTAG
- the murI gene encoding glutamate racemase yields MRVGVFDSGVGGLSVLESLLKARLFEHIIYYGDTARVPYGPKDPATIQKFSLEALDFFKPYQIDMLIVACNSVSAWALPQMRNQSKMPIVGVIEAGVLSVLKKTSQEQPILILGTKATIASNRYAKELGAHGYKNVQSLATGLFVPLIEEGVLEGPLLEACMVHYFKDLKCAPSVVVLGCTHFPWIVSSLKGYFLERFKTPCEFVHSGEAIVEYLQEKYNLLSRNQESNLELFASGDVSLLKQLAHSLRSK; encoded by the coding sequence TTGAGGGTTGGGGTTTTTGATAGCGGGGTTGGCGGGCTTAGTGTTCTTGAGAGCCTACTTAAAGCCCGTTTATTTGAACACATTATTTATTATGGCGATACGGCGCGCGTGCCTTATGGCCCTAAAGATCCGGCCACTATCCAAAAATTTTCTTTAGAAGCTTTAGATTTTTTCAAACCCTATCAAATTGATATGCTCATTGTGGCGTGTAATAGTGTGAGTGCATGGGCTTTGCCACAAATGCGCAATCAAAGCAAAATGCCCATTGTAGGAGTAATAGAGGCGGGGGTGCTATCTGTGCTTAAAAAAACTTCTCAAGAGCAGCCCATTTTAATATTAGGGACTAAGGCCACTATTGCCTCTAACCGCTACGCAAAAGAACTAGGCGCACATGGTTATAAAAATGTGCAAAGTTTAGCCACAGGGTTATTTGTGCCCTTGATTGAAGAGGGGGTTTTAGAAGGCCCTCTTTTAGAGGCCTGTATGGTGCATTATTTTAAGGATTTAAAATGCGCGCCTTCTGTGGTGGTTTTGGGTTGTACGCATTTTCCTTGGATTGTTTCTAGTTTAAAGGGCTATTTTTTAGAGCGTTTTAAAACTCCATGTGAGTTTGTCCACTCTGGCGAGGCCATTGTAGAGTATCTGCAAGAAAAATACAATCTCCTATCAAGAAATCAAGAAAGTAATTTAGAACTCTTTGCAAGCGGAGATGTTAGTCTTTTAAAACAATTAGCCCATTCTTTGAGATCAAAATAA
- a CDS encoding outer membrane beta-barrel protein, whose amino-acid sequence MRRLFSSLLLASALIGASQNKPEPLAKNQIFIGATTGFATYRTNKEPWINSFVWGFKGGYQHNFNPYVSLRGQIEYLMAIKPTAFNTLVSSFVGLHLDMVNDFYHKSKYAFGTYIGVGLGYFQGAHTLVSSTDNRSFMGYNGVLDVGFGSTIDKQHRVELGVKIPFGKINAVNNKFLSMDFYYWLASYAYLF is encoded by the coding sequence ATGAGAAGGCTGTTTAGCTCTTTATTACTAGCCAGCGCTTTAATAGGAGCTAGCCAAAACAAGCCAGAGCCCTTAGCTAAAAACCAAATTTTTATCGGGGCTACAACGGGTTTTGCTACTTACCGCACCAATAAAGAACCATGGATTAATTCCTTTGTCTGGGGATTTAAGGGGGGTTATCAGCATAATTTTAACCCCTATGTTTCCTTAAGAGGCCAGATTGAATATCTCATGGCTATTAAACCCACCGCCTTTAATACGCTAGTTTCCTCTTTTGTAGGCTTGCACCTAGATATGGTCAATGATTTTTACCATAAATCTAAATACGCCTTTGGCACTTATATAGGGGTAGGGCTTGGTTATTTTCAGGGGGCGCATACTTTAGTGAGTTCTACGGATAACCGTAGTTTTATGGGCTATAACGGGGTTTTAGATGTGGGGTTTGGTAGCACCATAGACAAACAACACCGCGTAGAGTTAGGGGTTAAAATCCCTTTTGGCAAAATCAACGCGGTTAACAACAAGTTTTTAAGCATGGATTTTTACTACTGGCTGGCTTCCTACGCTTATTTATTTTGA